GGTTTTAGTAATGTAGGAAttagtttttatcaagtgtttggttcattgtttccTACCTAGTCTTATATTTGGTTTAAAACTCTAGAAAAAGTTTATTTCCTATTATACCCTTGAGTTATTGTgagattttatatttcatttaactAGTCAagttaaatactaaaaaaatatatataaaaatattattatttttgaggtGTGATATGTCAacggtatattttaattttttgttggtcaaatataccttgaacttaaCATGGATTTAACGCTacttaaattgtttaaatacacgaagcttattttaaaaataaaaaaaatagttcaagtgGTCAATCGACGaactacatttaaaaaaaaaacccataAAAATCAACCCAATATAACTACTCAAacatggagaaaaaaaatattagtttgtgaaatcatcaaattacATGGAACAAATTTGGAGaatttaaatgaatatttataaatattctcatataaaacaaaaagaacattaattacaaaaaaaaaataggaaaaaggtTTGGGGATAATTTAGTCATGTAGGGGTCTTATCCAAGAAACCTCTAAACCTTGGATTATCTATCCCTCCCTTTCCTAAGGATAAAATAAGACCTTATATGAGGTATAACTAATCCAAATATACCTCATACAAGGTCTTATTTTATCCCTAGGAAAGGATTAtccaaatatttaatatattagataatattttaaaacatgacATTCTAAGGCATCAAGAAAACTCTTCAACAAACATTCAGCAAATTGGAGAAAGGTACAACATCGAGTTCACAGCTCTTCGAAGGAGTGGTCAACGGAGTTCTTCCCGGAGATCGACTTACAATGACGAAGTGCTTTCCGACGTCCCAGAGATTGATAACATCTCAACATCATCCAACAATTCAGGAAATACATTACTGAAGGCCCTCGAATCGCGGAGAAACTTAGGAGAGAGAATCAAGAGAACAACAGAATTGTACTCCCAACGATTCcttaataaaaatcatatttttttcttttatttattttgcttgcagTCGATTTTCCgctcatataaaaatttatttcgaACAATCTTATCTAGCTATCGACGCATGAAAGGAAAAGTAGAGAGTATGCTTCTTAAGTTAGATATGGAAAAGGTCTTTGATCAACTTGAATGGTCCTTTATTCGCCAAGTCCTAACCTTTTTTGACATTCCTCAACACCTATCGACTTTGATTATGTCCTTGTTACGTCTTCCTCCATCTCTATTCTCATTAATGGCACCAGAACATATTTCTTCCAACCCATGTGTGGTATTCGACAAGGTAATCCTCTTTCaccttatttatttatcatgtgTATGGAGCTTTTATCACAGTTCATTCACCAAAGTGTCCATCAGAACAGATGGATTCCAATTAAGCTCGGACGACATGGTATTCCTATCTCCCATGAATTTTATGCGGATGTTATTATTCTTTTCTCCAAAATAATCCAGCAAAACTGTAACACCATCATCGACACAGTCAATAATTTCTCCTCATTTACCTGGCAAAATATAAACTACAACAAATCTCTCATCTTCCTATCGAGAAATTTTTTCCAGGAAGATAAGGAGTATGTTACTAGTTCCCTACATATGAAAGAAGGAACTGCAATGGGCAAATATCTTGGCTTTCCTCTTACCCACACTCGTTATCAAAGCAGTGATTTCCAATTCCGCATTGACAATTTTCAAACAACGTCTGGAAggatggaaaaaaaattcttgaccATGGCACGGCGAACTACTCTTATTCGCTCCAATCTTAACAGCCTTGCAAACCATGTCATGCAATTCACCGTTCTTCCGAAACAGGTAATCTCTTCTCTTACCAAGTT
The nucleotide sequence above comes from Solanum pennellii chromosome 9, SPENNV200. Encoded proteins:
- the LOC114074086 gene encoding uncharacterized protein LOC114074086; amino-acid sequence: MCMELLSQFIHQSVHQNRWIPIKLGRHGIPISHEFYADVIILFSKIIQQNCNTIIDTVNNFSSFTWQNINYNKSLIFLSRNFFQEDKEYVTSSLHMKEGTAMGKYLGFPLTHTRYQSSDFQFRIDNFQTTSGRMEKKFLTMARRTTLIRSNLNSLANHVMQFTVLPKQCCHQKLPTNHFS